One region of Novosphingobium sp. 9U genomic DNA includes:
- a CDS encoding DUF6519 domain-containing protein — protein sequence MRGDFSRDSFDALGGFTRVLQQQGRIEIDADGNERQAIQLRLIRQLAADLIGPFGGPKGTFRLSEADGMTFDFAISPGSYYVDGWRIENVAPVYFRGDGKDRPAQPGFAAAQPKEGSHFVWLDVWERHVSALEHDSPLRANDPRRIAEVALAGQDTASRAQTVWAVRLSELSRDDAATLQQGGDWRVIMDRLQPPGRGLLAARAIDPAAAGSDDPCLVGPTSAYRGVENQLYRVEIWREGTAGDGASFVWSRENGSVLFAVEQVAGKRVRLAEGWHDARFGLGVGDIVSLEGSAQRHGAAASLFKVVQYDDEAIELELDGAPALDAAGGEVVLRRWDHRQRPASAGAGRLVDGALALVEDEWITLEDGISVRFPPSPENVPSRYRPGDHWLIPARTAIGDILWLQKGDEPAAVAPHGIERRFAPLGLIRFDAQGKFTLDLDLRKEFGPLAG from the coding sequence ATGAGAGGCGACTTTTCACGTGACAGCTTCGACGCGCTGGGCGGCTTCACACGCGTGCTCCAGCAGCAGGGACGCATCGAGATCGACGCCGACGGCAACGAGCGCCAGGCGATCCAGCTGCGGCTGATCCGCCAACTCGCCGCCGATCTGATCGGGCCGTTCGGCGGTCCCAAGGGCACGTTCCGCCTCAGCGAGGCGGACGGCATGACCTTCGATTTCGCGATCAGTCCGGGTAGCTACTACGTCGATGGCTGGCGGATCGAGAACGTCGCGCCGGTCTACTTTCGGGGTGACGGTAAGGACCGTCCAGCCCAGCCCGGTTTTGCCGCCGCACAGCCGAAGGAGGGTAGCCATTTCGTTTGGCTCGACGTCTGGGAGCGCCATGTGAGCGCGCTCGAACATGACAGCCCGCTACGGGCCAACGATCCCAGGCGGATCGCCGAAGTGGCGCTTGCCGGCCAGGACACCGCCAGCCGTGCGCAGACAGTCTGGGCGGTGCGGTTGTCGGAACTTTCACGCGACGATGCCGCCACGCTCCAGCAAGGCGGCGATTGGCGCGTGATCATGGACCGCCTGCAACCACCGGGCCGCGGCCTGCTGGCGGCGCGTGCGATTGATCCCGCTGCGGCGGGAAGCGACGACCCCTGCTTGGTCGGACCGACTTCAGCCTATCGGGGTGTTGAGAACCAGCTCTACCGCGTAGAGATCTGGCGCGAGGGCACCGCGGGGGATGGCGCGAGCTTCGTCTGGTCGCGCGAGAACGGTTCGGTCCTGTTCGCGGTCGAGCAGGTCGCCGGCAAGCGAGTACGACTTGCCGAAGGCTGGCATGACGCCCGCTTCGGCCTGGGTGTGGGCGACATCGTCTCTCTTGAAGGCTCGGCTCAAAGACACGGCGCGGCCGCGAGCCTGTTCAAGGTCGTCCAGTACGACGACGAGGCGATCGAGCTCGAACTGGACGGCGCACCCGCACTCGATGCTGCAGGCGGCGAGGTGGTGCTGCGACGTTGGGATCACCGCCAGCGCCCCGCCTCCGCCGGCGCAGGGCGCCTTGTCGATGGCGCGCTAGCCCTCGTCGAGGACGAATGGATCACGCTGGAGGACGGCATATCCGTCCGGTTCCCGCCCTCGCCGGAAAACGTGCCCTCGCGCTATCGCCCCGGCGACCACTGGCTGATCCCCGCGCGGACCGCGATAGGTGACATCCTGTGGCTGCAGAAAGGGGACGAGCCAGCCGCCGTCGCGCCACACGGCATAGAGCGCCGCTTCGCACCACTCGGCCTCATACGCTTCGACGCCCAAGGCAAGTTCACGCTCGACCTCGACTTGCGCAAGGAATTCGGCCCGCTGGCGGGCTGA
- a CDS encoding putative baseplate assembly protein gives MSFGCGCGCGAVSDASCGCCDGVQALVPEAHENRPGLSQLSTRIGTHGTFLASLQARLTSHVLAHEVFSAGQPTETVTTRPLAKLTARSDDAVPALLDAWACAADVLTFYQERIANEGYLRTARQGRSLHELASLPGYMPRPGLGSSTCLAFELDPLARAPIVIPAGTRAQSIPGQGQTPQSFETSDDFAASGAWNRLPMRQTRPQDLHDVRDGTLWLEGTATRLKAGLPLLISADGAEPRPFRIVRVEEQPDRQRTRITLERWAKSGQVAMSLLADAPQDTALAEVKATLARVDDDDAAEWARLHASVGELLHRRLSPPSRAWLKQASEVAATKLPAAESPPALVINGVSGGGSSGEDDQDTDLWERLLARPSVPLASAERLSHNARDELSANSGGTFSLLSAANPQLANNLAPALAGVQRADEQPALRVYALRVQAGAFGRNFPRPSGTAQYKPTDSAVITYVAELPDWSIVRPRHSEEESVLHLDGAYDTILPGSWLLLDCAAVSLAHSSVAPTGETIVAQARRVFPKLTRAEYGQSGESTEVEIDRPWLKYGDEDDDSDSPSINHLAMASQPSGDDSFAIVRRTAIYAASEELALAEAPVADPVCDGTQGLALDVLAMGIEPGRLIALRGERADVPGVTGLEGAEIAMIAAVSHSTPDQAVGEVEKGHVTASHSYTTVTLERPLSYCYRRETLQVYGNVVRATQGQTRREPLGNGDATVANQAFALKHAPVTHLPAVNARGSRSTARVYVEDVEWARAESFIDLGPEDRVFVESVLPDGSTAIRFGDGREGARLPSGTLNVAAIYREELGASGNLRAGQIAQLADRPLGVREVVNPVAATGGADPEGPDLVRRNVPIASAALGRLVALSDYADFARGFAGIEKATTTIVPAGGRRLVHLTLGGIDDAPVDLDSELMRTLRRSLRELGDPAVPLQVATRALLPVVIEARVAIAQDRLWERVSSDVRAALARALGYHARDFGQAMAASEIIALIQGVPGVTRVDLDVFGTLPPLSASDVPTPDAIAEGIALLEQVAPVIRPAPARMGPDGTIQPAQLVTLVGSGAQTIALNQQA, from the coding sequence ATGAGCTTCGGATGTGGATGCGGATGCGGCGCCGTCTCGGACGCCAGTTGCGGGTGCTGCGACGGCGTGCAGGCGCTGGTGCCCGAGGCGCATGAGAACCGGCCGGGATTGTCGCAGCTCTCCACCCGCATCGGCACGCACGGCACCTTCCTGGCAAGCTTGCAGGCGCGGCTCACCTCCCATGTGCTGGCGCACGAGGTCTTCAGCGCCGGCCAGCCGACCGAGACGGTCACGACCCGCCCGCTCGCGAAGCTGACGGCGCGGAGCGACGATGCGGTGCCGGCGCTGCTCGATGCCTGGGCTTGCGCAGCAGACGTGCTCACCTTCTATCAGGAGCGGATCGCCAACGAGGGCTATCTCCGCACCGCACGGCAGGGGCGATCGCTGCACGAACTGGCAAGCCTGCCGGGCTACATGCCCCGGCCGGGCCTAGGGTCGAGCACGTGCCTTGCCTTCGAGCTCGACCCGCTCGCGCGCGCGCCCATCGTCATCCCGGCGGGTACCCGCGCCCAGTCGATACCCGGGCAAGGACAGACCCCGCAGAGCTTCGAGACCTCGGACGATTTCGCGGCATCAGGTGCATGGAACCGGTTGCCCATGCGCCAGACCCGGCCGCAGGACCTGCATGACGTCCGCGACGGCACGCTGTGGCTGGAGGGAACCGCCACGCGGCTCAAGGCCGGACTGCCGCTGCTGATTTCGGCCGACGGCGCTGAGCCCCGGCCATTCCGGATCGTGCGGGTCGAAGAACAGCCGGACCGACAGCGGACCCGGATCACGCTGGAGCGCTGGGCCAAGAGTGGGCAAGTCGCCATGTCGCTGCTGGCCGATGCGCCGCAGGATACGGCGCTGGCCGAGGTCAAGGCGACGCTGGCGCGTGTCGATGACGACGATGCCGCCGAATGGGCGCGGCTGCACGCGAGCGTGGGCGAGCTCCTGCATCGCCGGCTTTCACCCCCGAGCCGGGCCTGGCTCAAGCAAGCCAGCGAGGTGGCGGCGACGAAGCTGCCTGCGGCAGAGTCCCCGCCAGCCTTGGTGATCAACGGCGTCTCGGGTGGCGGGTCCAGCGGCGAAGACGATCAGGACACGGATTTGTGGGAGCGGCTGCTCGCCCGCCCTTCGGTGCCGCTGGCAAGCGCGGAGCGGTTGTCGCACAATGCCAGGGACGAGTTGTCGGCGAACAGCGGAGGCACGTTCTCTCTGCTGTCGGCCGCCAATCCGCAGTTGGCGAACAATCTCGCGCCGGCGCTCGCCGGCGTCCAGCGCGCGGATGAGCAGCCGGCGTTGCGCGTCTACGCTCTCAGGGTGCAGGCCGGCGCGTTCGGCCGCAACTTCCCGCGACCCAGCGGCACCGCTCAGTACAAGCCCACCGACAGCGCCGTCATCACTTACGTCGCCGAATTGCCGGACTGGAGCATCGTCAGGCCGCGCCACAGCGAGGAAGAATCGGTCCTGCACCTCGATGGTGCCTACGACACGATCCTGCCGGGGTCCTGGCTCCTGCTCGACTGCGCAGCCGTGTCGCTGGCACACTCCAGCGTCGCACCCACCGGAGAGACGATCGTGGCGCAGGCACGGCGCGTGTTTCCCAAACTGACTCGCGCCGAATACGGCCAGTCGGGCGAGAGCACCGAGGTGGAGATCGACCGGCCTTGGCTCAAGTACGGGGACGAGGATGACGACAGCGACAGCCCTTCTATCAACCACCTGGCGATGGCTTCGCAGCCGAGCGGGGACGACAGCTTCGCGATCGTCCGCCGCACCGCGATCTATGCCGCCAGCGAGGAACTGGCGCTGGCCGAGGCGCCTGTGGCCGATCCCGTCTGCGACGGCACGCAAGGCCTGGCGCTCGACGTGCTGGCGATGGGGATCGAGCCTGGCCGCCTGATCGCCCTGCGCGGCGAGCGGGCCGACGTTCCCGGTGTCACCGGCCTGGAAGGCGCCGAAATCGCGATGATCGCGGCAGTCAGCCACAGCACGCCCGACCAGGCCGTCGGCGAGGTGGAGAAGGGACACGTTACCGCCAGCCACAGCTATACCACCGTCACGCTCGAGCGGCCCCTGTCGTACTGCTACCGCCGCGAGACGCTGCAGGTCTACGGCAACGTGGTCCGCGCGACGCAGGGCCAGACCCGGCGGGAGCCGCTTGGCAATGGCGATGCGACCGTAGCAAACCAGGCCTTCGCTCTGAAGCACGCCCCCGTGACTCACTTGCCCGCGGTCAACGCCAGGGGCTCGCGCAGTACGGCGCGCGTCTACGTCGAGGATGTCGAGTGGGCCCGAGCCGAGAGCTTCATCGACCTGGGACCAGAGGACAGGGTCTTCGTCGAGAGCGTGCTGCCTGACGGATCGACGGCCATCCGCTTCGGCGACGGGCGCGAGGGTGCGCGCTTGCCGAGCGGAACGCTGAACGTCGCGGCGATCTATCGCGAGGAACTGGGCGCTTCGGGCAATCTCCGCGCCGGGCAGATCGCGCAACTGGCGGATCGGCCGCTCGGCGTGCGCGAAGTGGTGAACCCGGTAGCGGCCACCGGAGGCGCAGATCCCGAGGGACCGGACCTCGTGCGCCGCAACGTGCCGATCGCCTCGGCGGCGCTCGGCCGGCTCGTCGCGCTGAGCGACTACGCCGATTTCGCGCGCGGCTTTGCCGGGATCGAGAAAGCCACGACGACGATCGTGCCCGCAGGCGGGCGCCGGTTGGTCCACCTGACCCTCGGCGGCATCGACGATGCTCCGGTCGATCTCGACAGCGAGTTGATGCGCACCTTGCGCAGGAGCCTGCGCGAACTGGGCGACCCGGCCGTGCCACTCCAGGTCGCGACCCGCGCACTGCTGCCCGTGGTGATCGAGGCGCGCGTGGCGATCGCGCAGGATCGCTTGTGGGAGCGGGTCAGCAGCGACGTGCGCGCGGCGCTGGCCCGCGCACTAGGCTACCATGCACGGGATTTCGGCCAGGCAATGGCCGCGAGCGAGATCATCGCGCTGATCCAGGGCGTACCTGGCGTCACCCGCGTCGATCTCGACGTGTTCGGCACCCTGCCGCCACTCAGCGCCAGCGACGTGCCGACACCCGATGCCATCGCCGAGGGGATCGCTCTGCTCGAGCAGGTCGCGCCAGTGATCCGCCCCGCCCCGGCGCGCATGGGGCCTGACGGCACGATCCAGCCCGCGCAGCTCGTCACGCTCGTCGGCAGCGGAGCGCAGACGATCGCGCTCAACCAGCAGGCCTGA